One Solanum pennellii chromosome 9, SPENNV200 DNA segment encodes these proteins:
- the LOC107031799 gene encoding probable LRR receptor-like serine/threonine-protein kinase IRK: protein MLWHILTVLSLAPFLVHSLDPAFNDDVMGLIVFKAGLTDPKSKLASWTEDDPTPCNWVGINCYPQSNRVSEILLDNFSLSGHIGRSLLRLQFLKVLSLSRNNFTGNINPILSQIPSLRVIDLSHNTLSGTIPDEFLQQCTSLQSVSFANNNLTGQIPQSLTSCSTLQRVNFSSNHLSGSLPSALWSLTSLQSLDVSDNLLEGEIPKAIEGLYSLRSINLHKNKFTGWLPENIGNCLQLMSIDLSDNLLTGGLPQSMRRLGFCTNLELRSNLFNGEIPDWIAEMKSLKVLDLSANNLSGRIPTSMGDLSMLKELNLSNNYFVGSLPRSLMKCSNLVILDIGNNFLTGNLPSWTFELGVESISLSGNRFTGHINYPSISMGASYRSLQVLDLSSNQLSGEIPAAIWNISGLQVLNISRNFLSGAIPEAVGKLNATQILDLSHNQLNGSIPNEIGSAVSLLELKLRENHLSGTIPADIANCSALSSLDLSHNNLTGPIPPEIAKLTILEVVDFSFNQFSGSLPKELTNLSHLATFNVSHNHLKGELPVGGFFNTISPSSVVGNPSLCGSVLNHSCPAVHPKPLVLNPNSSDPNHASVTSLGHKRIMLSISSLIAIGAAVFIALGVVVVSILNLHVRSTMALSAATFTLSGGDDFSHSHGTEANLGKLVMFSGDADFVVGTQALLNKDNELGRGGFGAVYKTELGDGRSVAIKKLNITSLIKSQEDFEREMKSLGSIRHENLVALEGYYWTPSLQLLINEYVSGGSLYKLLHDGSSERSLSWQQRFNIILDTAKGLAYLHQLNIIHYNMKSTNVLIDDGSTSTKIGDFGLARLLPILDRYILSSKIQSALGYMAPEFACQTVKITEKCDVYGFGILILEVVTGKRPVEYMEDDVIVLCDMVRGALEEGRIEECIDGRLQGNFPVEEAIPVVKLGLICASQVPSNRPDMEEVIKILELIRCPSESQEEIE, encoded by the exons ATGTTGTGGCACATATTAACTGTTTTATCCTTAGCTCCATTTCTAGTACACTCTTTAGACCCAGCATTTAATGATGATGTTATGGGTTTAATTGTTTTCAAAGCTGGATTAACTGACCCTAAATCAAAACTTGCATCTTGGACAGAAGATGATCCTACTCCTTGTAATTGGGTTGGTATAAATTGTTATCCTCAATCCAATAGAGTTTCTGAGATTTTACTtgataatttctctctttctggACATattgggagaagtctcttgaGGTTACAATTCTTAAAGGTTTTGTCTTTGTCTCGCAATAACTTTACTGGCAATATCAATCCCATTTTATCCCAAATACCTAGCTTGAGGGTTATTGATTTGAGTCACAACACTTTGTCTGGTACAATCCCTGATGAATTTTTGCAACAATGTACTTCTTTACAGTCTGTTTCTTTTGCAAACAACAATCTTACTGGTCAAATCCCTCAATCTTTAACATCTTGTTCAACGCTCCAAAGGGTTAACTTCTCATCTAACCACCTTTCGGGTTCTTTGCCTTCAGCTTTATGGTCCTTAACTTCTCTTCAATCTCTTGATGTTTCTGATAATTTATTGGAGGGTGAGATTCCTAAGGCAATTGAAGGTTTGTATTCATTGAGGTCAATTAATTTACATAAAAACAAGTTTACTGGTTGGCTGCCTGAAAATATTGGAAACTGTTTGCAGCTCATGTCAATTGATCTCAGTGACAATTTGTTGACTGGGGGACTTCCTCAGTCTATGAGAAGATTGGGCTTTTGTACCAATTTGGAGTTGAGATCAAATTTGTTTAATGGGGAGATTCCAGATTGGATAGCAGAGATGAAAAGCCTCAAGGTTTTGGATCTTTCTGCAAATAATCTTTCTGGTAGGATTCCAACCTCTATGGGAGATCTTTCAATGCTAAAGGAACTCAATTTGTCAAACAATTACTTCGTTGGGAGCTTACCTCGGTCCTTGATGAAATGCAGTAACCTTGTAATCTTGGACATAGGTAACAACTTCTTGACTGGCAACCTTCCTTCTTGGACCTTTGAATTGGGTGTAGAGAGCATTTCCCTTTCCGGGAATAGGTTTACCGGGCATATAAATTATCCATCAATATCCATGGGTGCTTCCTATCGAAGCCTTCAAGTTCTGGATTTGTCTTCCAATCAATTATCTGGTGAAATACCAGCTGCCATTTGGAATATCAGTGGCTTGCAGGTCTTGAATATTTCCAGGAACTTTTTGTCTGGTGCTATTCCAGAAGCTGTAGGTAAACTAAACGCGACTCAAATTCTTGATTTAAGTCATAATCAACTAAACGGAAGCATTCCGAATGAAATTGGAAGTGCTGTTTCATTGCTGGAACTGAAGCTGAGAGAAAATCATTTGAGTGGTACAATTCCTGCAGATATAGCGAATTGCTCCGCTTTAAGTTCATT GGACTTGTCACATAACAACCTCACTGGCCCTATCCCTCCAGAAATTGCTAAGTTGACCATTCTTGAAGTGGTAGATTTCTCCTTTAACCAATTTTCTGGAAGCTTACCGAAAGAACTAACCAATCTTTCGCACCTTGCCACATTTAATGTCTCCCACAATCATCTCAAAGGTGAACTTCCAGTAGGTGGCTTTTTCAACACCATTTCTCCATCATCTGTTGTTGGTAATCCATCCTTATGTGGTTCTGTCCTCAACCACTCTTGCCCTGCTGTCCATCCGAAGCCACTTGTACTAAACCCCAATTCATCTGACCCAAATCATGCTTCTGTTACTTCACTTGGTCACAAGAGAATCATGCTCAGTATATCATCTCTCATTGCCATTGGAGCAGCAGTTTTCATAGCTCTTGGAGTAGTGGTCGTCTCTATTCTCAATCTGCATGTGCGCTCTACTATGGCACTCTCTGCTGCAACTTTCACATTATCTGGTGGCGATGACTTTAGCCATTCACATGGTACAGAAGCCAATCTAGGCAAGCTTGTTATGTTTTCTGGGGATGCAGATTTTGTTGTTGGAACTCAAGCGCTGCTCAACAAGGATAATGAACTCGGACGTGGTGGTTTTGGAGCTGTATACAAGACAGAACTCGGAGATGGACGTTCTGTTGCCATTAAGAAGCTCAACATTACAAGTTTGATTAAGTCGCAAGAAGATTTTGAGAGGGAAATGAAAAGTCTTGGAAGCATCAGGCACGAGAACCTTGTGGCACTTGAAGGTTATTATTGGACACCTTCTCTTCAGCTGCTGATTAATGAATATGTATCCGGAGGCAGCTTGTACAAATTACTCCATGACGGAAGTTCCGAAAGGAGTCTCTCTTGGCAGCAAAGGTTCAACATTATTCTTGATACTGCGAAAGGCTTAGCCTATCTGCACCAGCTGAACATAATTCATTACAATATGAAGTCAACCAACGTCCTCATAGATGATGGTTCTACCAGCACGAAAATTGGAGATTTTGGTTTGGCTCGTTTATTACCCATCTTGGATCGTTACATATTGAGCAGTAAGATTCAGAGTGCACTTGGATACATGGCTCCTGAATTTGCATGCCAAACAGTGAAGATAACTGAGAAATGTGATGTGTATGGATTTGGCATCTTGATTCTTGAGGTGGTGACAGGGAAAAGACCCGTGGAGTACATGGAAGATGACGTGATAGTTTTATGTGACATGGTGCGGGGAGCACTAGAAGAAGGCAGGATAGAAGAATGCATTGATGGACGTCTACAAGGTAACTTCCCTGTCGAAGAGGCAATTCCGGTTGTGAAACTTGGTTTAATATGTGCATCTCAAGTTCCATCTAATCGACCAGACATGGAAGAGGTGATCAAAATTTTGGAGCTAATTCGATGTCCGTCAGAAAGTCAAGAGGAAATAGAGTAA
- the LOC107031781 gene encoding uncharacterized protein LOC107031781 — MGRSRILAIIFILLIVSATSNAKLFDSRKLVDLAPIQSTNSSSEQISASNTPVEGEKKVNGSTVNDNKSVIAKEKPENPKRNNDPPKTRPEELNSTLVNDGRSQTEKQNPKDPQVIDDAPKDLKDQNSTVVNDGSSKAETEQRKDPQGRNGPTKIDPKELNTTVVNDGSSKADKEKPKDPQPQGGNHLPKLDPDGSKNDKNVTVETPPPVNEEKKKIDETINSEVNTNESCQKATKMCRIGQTLLACIQTPQNGSTELLFVVQNEGEKGVKVNINIQPPLDGSPQPPIEIPKHQVEKIDISSILGKGAEIMLNAGDDSCRLQLDQRVSVENILQQVSLYSKRVTPIYGAYFLFLVALLFGGIWACCKLRKKRHQDGVAYQELEMGMPESASAANVVAADGWDQGWDDDWDEENAVKSPGGHTYGNISANGLTSRSSKKDGWENDWDD, encoded by the exons ATGGGCAGAAGTAGAATTTTAGCGATCATTTTCATATTGTTAATCGTTTCAGCAACTTCAAACGCAAAACTATTCGATTCCAGGAAGTTAGTTGATTTGGCTCCAATACAAAGCACCAATTCATCTTCTGAACAG ATTTCTGCATCAAATACTCCAGTTGAGGGTGAAAAGAAAGTCAATGGAAGCACAGTCAATGATAACAAGTCTGTAATCGCAAAAGAGAAGCCTGAAAATCCTAAGAGAAACAATGATCCACCAAAAACAAGGCCAGAGGAACTAAATTCAACTTTAGTCAATGATGGGAGATCACAAACTGAAAAACAAAATCCTAAAGATCCTCAAGTAATCGATGATGCACCTAAAGATTTGAAGGACCAGAATTCAACTGTAGTCAATGATGGAAGCTCAAAAGCTGAAACTGAACAGCGTAAAGATCCTCAGGGAAGAAATGGTCCAACAAAGATTGATCCAAAAGAACTGAATACCACTGTAGTGAATGATGGGAGCTCTAAAGCTGACAAAGAGAAGCCTAAAGATCCTCAGCCTCAGGGAGGCAATCACTTGCCAAAATTGGATCCCGATGGgtctaaaaatgataaaaatgtgaCTGTTGAAACCCCTCCACCTGtgaatgaagaaaagaagaaaatagatGAAACAATAAACTCGGAAGTGAACACCAATGAGAGCTGTCAGAAGGCTACAAAAATGTGCAGGATTGGACAAACCCTGCTTGCATGCATTCAGACTCCCCAGAATG GATCTACTGAATTGTTATTTGTGGTGCAAAATGAAGGGGAAAAAGGAGTCAAAGTAAATATCAATATCCAACCTCCTCTAGATGGTTCTCCACAACCTCCTATTGAAATACCCAAACATCAAGTGGAAAAg ATCGATATTTCATCAATCTTGGGCAAAGGTGCTGAAATAATGCTGAATGCTGGAGATGATAGTTGCAGGCTTCAATTGGACCAGCGTGTTTCTGTGGAAAATATTCTGCAGCAGGTGTCTCTTTATTCTAAGCGTGTGACCCCCATCTACGGTgcatatttcctttttcttgttGCCCTACTTTTTGGCGGGATATGGGCATGCTGCAAGCTAAGGAAGAAGAGACATCAAGATGGTGTTGCGTATCAGGAATTAGAGATGGGAATGCCAGAATCTGCCTCAGCTGCAAATGTTGTTGCAGCAGATGGTTGGGATCAGGGTTGGGATGATGATTGGGATGAGGAGAATGCAGTGAAGTCACCAGgtggacatacctatgggaacATCTCTGCTAATGGCCTCACCTCTAGGTCTTCTAAAAAGGACGGATGGGAAAATGACTGGGACGATTAG